One window of the Streptococcus parasanguinis ATCC 15912 genome contains the following:
- a CDS encoding PrsW family glutamic-type intramembrane protease — MKRKSILFLYLLLLAIGLAYETQSLTEGWMSGSQYGIVGLSTLILLVYALPAVWALFHFAKKWKLSWVPVLFSLLGGGFVAGWLSSFANTYFHDMIQAIAPNSDFWNQYESAIAAPLFEEPFKLIPIFFVLYLFGVRRIKSIFLLAIASGLGFQIVEDFAYIRQDLPEGFSYTVSGILGRVANAPMSHWVYTGLVMLGLFLIVQASRGRKDLRLVGWGYLVAGFGLHFVGNSPFSQIVTELPIAIPVLNATGLFLIYQAYQTVERLEQAK; from the coding sequence ATGAAACGCAAATCGATTTTGTTTTTGTATTTACTCTTGCTAGCGATTGGACTGGCCTATGAGACCCAATCACTGACGGAAGGTTGGATGTCTGGTAGCCAGTACGGGATTGTGGGACTTTCGACCTTGATCCTTTTGGTCTATGCGCTTCCTGCTGTCTGGGCTCTCTTTCATTTTGCTAAGAAGTGGAAGTTGTCTTGGGTACCGGTTCTCTTTTCTCTATTAGGTGGGGGCTTTGTTGCCGGTTGGTTGTCTAGCTTTGCCAATACCTATTTCCATGACATGATTCAAGCGATCGCTCCAAATAGCGACTTTTGGAACCAGTACGAGAGTGCCATCGCTGCGCCACTCTTTGAGGAACCCTTTAAGTTGATTCCAATCTTCTTTGTTCTCTATTTGTTCGGCGTCCGTCGCATCAAGTCGATTTTCCTCTTGGCTATTGCCTCTGGTCTTGGTTTCCAGATTGTGGAGGACTTTGCCTATATCCGTCAGGATCTGCCGGAAGGTTTCTCTTACACGGTGTCAGGGATTCTCGGCCGTGTGGCCAATGCGCCCATGTCTCACTGGGTCTACACAGGTCTTGTAATGCTGGGGCTCTTCTTGATTGTCCAAGCAAGCAGAGGACGCAAGGATTTACGTCTAGTAGGCTGGGGATATTTAGTAGCTGGGTTTGGACTCCATTTTGTTGGCAATTCACCTTTCTCACAAATCGTGACCGAGTTGCCGATTGCGATTCCAGTCTTGAATGCTACTGGGCTCTTCCTAATCTACCAAGCTTATCAAACCGTCGAGCGATTAGAACAAGCAAAATAA
- the cas2 gene encoding CRISPR-associated endonuclease Cas2: MMVLVTYDVNTETAKGRKRLRHVAKLCVDYGQRVQNSVFECSVAPAEFVEIKSKLLDIIDPDSDSIRFYFLGKNWQNRVETIGRDTSYDPDIGVLIL, translated from the coding sequence ATGATGGTACTGGTGACATATGATGTCAATACTGAAACAGCAAAAGGCAGGAAGCGTCTGCGCCATGTTGCAAAACTGTGCGTTGATTATGGCCAACGTGTTCAAAATTCAGTATTTGAATGTTCAGTAGCTCCCGCAGAATTTGTGGAAATAAAGTCTAAGTTACTAGATATTATTGACCCTGATTCCGACAGTATTCGATTTTATTTTCTTGGAAAAAATTGGCAAAATCGAGTGGAGACTATTGGACGAGATACAAGTTATGATCCTGATATAGGAGTATTAATACTTTAA
- the rpiA gene encoding ribose-5-phosphate isomerase RpiA → MVNLKEQVGIKAAEFVKDGMIVGLGTGSTAYYFVAELGRRIKEEGLKITAVTTSSVTYDQAESLDIPLKAIDDVEVVDVTVDGADEVDPQLNGIKGGGGALLMEKIVATNSKDCIWIVDESKQVATLGAFKLPVEVVQYGAENLFRHFEQKGYHPAFRLADDQRFITDQGNFIIDLDLKVIKDAEALANELDHTVGVVEHGLFLNMISKVIVGTPDGPVIIEK, encoded by the coding sequence ATGGTAAACCTAAAAGAACAGGTAGGAATTAAAGCGGCTGAGTTTGTCAAAGACGGCATGATTGTCGGTCTCGGTACAGGGTCAACTGCTTATTATTTTGTGGCTGAATTGGGTCGTCGCATCAAAGAAGAAGGCTTGAAGATCACAGCTGTCACGACGTCGAGTGTGACTTATGATCAGGCTGAAAGTTTAGACATCCCGCTCAAGGCCATTGACGATGTCGAAGTGGTTGATGTGACGGTGGATGGTGCAGATGAAGTGGATCCTCAATTGAATGGGATCAAAGGTGGCGGTGGGGCTCTCCTCATGGAAAAGATCGTCGCAACCAATTCAAAAGACTGCATTTGGATTGTGGATGAATCCAAACAAGTCGCAACCCTTGGGGCTTTCAAACTTCCAGTGGAAGTAGTGCAATACGGGGCTGAAAATCTCTTCCGTCACTTTGAGCAAAAAGGCTACCATCCTGCATTCCGTCTTGCGGATGATCAACGATTTATAACTGATCAAGGCAATTTTATCATTGACTTGGATCTCAAAGTGATCAAGGATGCGGAAGCTTTGGCAAATGAACTAGATCACACCGTAGGCGTTGTAGAGCACGGTTTGTTCTTGAATATGATTTCAAAAGTGATTGTAGGGACACCAGATGGCCCGGTCATCATCGAAAAATAG
- the cas4 gene encoding CRISPR-associated protein Cas4: MVYAENDYLMLSGIQHFQFCKRQWSLIHIEQQWSDNEATAHGQILHKKADDPYIKEKRNDVIISRAMHVSSKELGLYGILDVVEFHKDERGIELKGRSGKWLPIIVEYKRGKDKKDIYDIVQLVAQAICLEETLECTIEYSYLYYHRVNQKKRIEITPELRKEVVSLASQMHEYYEQKVVPKAEYFKNCQLCSLVDICMPRLSKKNRNIDNYIFHALKSEDGL, encoded by the coding sequence ATGGTCTACGCGGAAAATGACTATTTGATGTTATCTGGCATCCAACATTTCCAATTTTGTAAACGGCAATGGAGTCTAATCCATATTGAACAACAATGGTCTGATAATGAAGCGACAGCACATGGACAGATTTTACACAAAAAAGCGGACGATCCTTATATAAAAGAGAAACGTAATGATGTTATTATCTCACGGGCAATGCACGTATCATCAAAAGAGCTAGGGCTCTATGGGATATTAGATGTTGTTGAGTTTCATAAAGATGAAAGAGGAATTGAGCTTAAAGGTAGAAGTGGTAAGTGGCTACCAATTATCGTGGAATATAAGCGAGGAAAAGACAAAAAAGATATTTACGATATTGTTCAATTAGTTGCTCAAGCTATTTGCCTTGAAGAGACTCTTGAGTGTACGATAGAGTATAGTTATCTATATTATCATCGTGTCAATCAAAAGAAACGAATAGAAATTACTCCTGAATTACGAAAAGAAGTAGTTTCTTTAGCCTCTCAAATGCACGAATATTATGAGCAGAAAGTAGTTCCGAAAGCTGAGTATTTTAAAAATTGTCAATTATGTTCTTTGGTTGATATTTGTATGCCACGCTTAAGCAAGAAGAATCGCAATATTGATAATTATATTTTTCATGCTCTAAAAAGTGAGGATGGCTTATGA
- the mnmE gene encoding tRNA uridine-5-carboxymethylaminomethyl(34) synthesis GTPase MnmE: MITKEFDTIAAISTPLGEGAIGIVRLSGTDSFAIAQKIFKGKDLTSVASHTLNYGHIVDPDKNEILDEVMVGAMRSPKTFTREDIIEINTHGGIAVTNEILQLVIREGARLAEPGEFTKRAFLNGRVDLTQAEAVMDIIRAKTDKAMNIAVKQLDGSLSDLINNTRQEILNTLAQVEVNIDYPEYDDVEEATTEIIREKTSEFEALLTNLLKTARRGKILREGISTAIIGRPNVGKSSLLNNLLREEKAIVTDIEGTTRDVIEEYVNINGVPLKLVDTAGIRETEDIVEQIGVERSKKALKEADLVLLVLNASEPLTDQDRQLLEISQDSNRIILLNKVDLPEKIEIDQLPEDHIKISVLKNQNIDQIEDRINALFFENAGLVEQDATYLSNARHISLIEKAVESLQAVNEGLALGMPVDLLQVDLTRTWEILGEITGDAAPDELITQLFSQFCLGK; encoded by the coding sequence ATGATTACTAAAGAATTTGATACCATCGCTGCCATCTCGACTCCTCTCGGTGAGGGGGCTATCGGGATTGTCCGCCTAAGCGGAACCGACAGCTTTGCCATTGCGCAAAAAATCTTTAAGGGAAAAGATTTGACTAGCGTGGCTAGCCACACCCTCAACTACGGTCATATCGTAGATCCAGATAAGAACGAGATTCTCGACGAAGTCATGGTTGGAGCCATGCGCTCGCCGAAGACCTTTACTCGTGAGGACATCATCGAGATCAATACCCACGGTGGGATTGCGGTGACCAATGAAATCCTGCAATTGGTCATCCGTGAAGGAGCTCGTCTTGCAGAACCTGGGGAATTTACCAAGCGGGCCTTTCTGAACGGTCGGGTCGATTTGACCCAGGCTGAGGCGGTCATGGACATTATCCGAGCTAAGACCGACAAGGCTATGAACATTGCCGTCAAACAGTTGGACGGTTCCTTGTCTGACCTGATCAACAACACACGCCAAGAGATCCTCAATACCCTAGCCCAGGTCGAAGTCAATATCGACTATCCTGAGTACGATGATGTCGAAGAAGCAACCACTGAGATCATCCGTGAAAAGACCAGTGAATTTGAAGCCCTCTTGACCAATCTCCTCAAGACCGCCCGTCGTGGCAAGATCTTGCGTGAAGGGATTTCTACTGCTATCATCGGTCGTCCAAACGTCGGCAAGTCGAGCCTCCTCAATAATCTTCTTCGCGAAGAAAAAGCCATCGTGACCGATATCGAAGGAACCACCCGTGACGTTATCGAGGAATACGTCAACATCAACGGCGTTCCCCTCAAACTAGTCGATACGGCCGGGATCCGGGAAACCGAAGACATCGTTGAGCAGATCGGTGTCGAGCGGTCGAAAAAAGCCCTCAAGGAAGCCGATCTAGTCCTCCTCGTCCTCAATGCTAGCGAGCCCTTGACCGATCAAGACCGCCAACTCCTTGAGATCTCACAAGATAGCAACCGCATCATCCTTCTCAACAAGGTTGACCTTCCAGAGAAGATCGAAATCGACCAACTGCCGGAAGATCATATCAAGATTTCCGTTCTGAAAAACCAAAACATCGATCAAATCGAAGACCGGATCAATGCTCTCTTCTTCGAAAATGCTGGGCTGGTTGAGCAAGATGCGACTTATCTTTCTAATGCTCGTCACATCTCTCTCATCGAGAAAGCTGTTGAAAGCCTGCAAGCGGTCAACGAAGGCTTGGCCCTCGGTATGCCGGTAGACCTGCTTCAAGTCGACCTCACCCGCACCTGGGAAATCCTCGGAGAAATCACAGGGGATGCTGCTCCAGATGAGCTCATCACCCAACTCTTCAGCCAGTTCTGTCTTGGTAAATAA
- the cas5c gene encoding type I-C CRISPR-associated protein Cas5c → MYRSRNFYARIRGDRALFTNPATKGGSERSSYSVPTRQALQGIVDGIYHKPTFTNVITEVKVVNQIQTELHGIRALLHDYSADLSYVSYLSDVEYLVKFYFVWNENREDLIQDRQANKHEAIMERSIRKGGRRDVFLGTRECFALVDEISQEEYENCPSYYDGFSIDLGIMFHSFAYPTDKKTPLKSYFAKTVMENGIIKFKSQKECEIVNTLSSYAFKLPSQIKSVDDEFNEYEEMEKGES, encoded by the coding sequence TTGTATAGATCAAGAAATTTCTATGCTAGAATTCGTGGCGATAGGGCATTATTTACGAATCCAGCAACTAAAGGTGGGAGTGAAAGATCGTCGTATTCGGTTCCGACTCGGCAGGCTTTACAAGGAATAGTTGACGGGATTTATCATAAACCTACATTTACAAATGTTATAACTGAAGTTAAAGTCGTTAATCAAATACAAACAGAGTTGCACGGTATTCGTGCTTTGTTACACGATTACAGTGCTGACCTGAGCTATGTTTCTTATTTGAGTGATGTAGAGTATCTTGTAAAGTTTTATTTTGTTTGGAATGAGAATCGCGAAGATTTGATACAGGATAGACAGGCAAATAAACACGAAGCGATTATGGAGCGGTCTATTCGAAAAGGTGGAAGACGGGATGTTTTCCTTGGAACAAGGGAGTGCTTTGCCTTGGTGGATGAAATTAGTCAAGAAGAATATGAGAACTGCCCATCCTATTATGATGGATTCTCCATCGATTTAGGAATTATGTTTCATTCCTTTGCCTATCCAACAGATAAAAAAACACCATTGAAATCTTATTTCGCAAAAACAGTTATGGAGAATGGCATTATTAAGTTTAAGTCACAGAAGGAATGTGAAATAGTTAATACATTATCCAGCTACGCTTTTAAGTTGCCTAGTCAAATTAAATCAGTTGATGATGAGTTTAACGAATATGAAGAGATGGAGAAAGGAGAAAGCTAA
- a CDS encoding DUF6287 domain-containing protein: MKKGLVIVLSALVLASCGRPQRTVTPKSSDTKQTSTSEKKQSGMDLKAIKAKDYSSIKGTWIDGRGNELVFDDKGLVSEDVELDASSFKQKDQIAEMTVSAKSGVGGYGLLLLPKGQKAGKDDVSDKSKDRIWAGQSPAYGDDDNFYYRKKEQPKDREQVDTDDSSSTSKSSKGKKWNTRSDSEVKSSKKADKNDYPGYTDAQVEAARVWAYVIKNVPSELNISNSAAGTKIYNGGLGVDYPKDVRHLFGSYSAEGNITYASNGDGTVTIYPVPSHWHQSADELNSEEFMTQFTQGILDHAETVTLPDGDPDMIRQILAVLK; encoded by the coding sequence ATGAAAAAAGGTTTGGTAATTGTGCTTTCTGCTTTGGTCTTGGCCTCGTGTGGTCGTCCTCAGAGGACGGTGACGCCTAAGAGTTCGGATACAAAGCAGACCAGCACTTCGGAAAAGAAACAGTCTGGTATGGATTTGAAAGCCATTAAGGCTAAGGACTACTCGAGTATCAAGGGAACTTGGATCGATGGTCGTGGTAATGAGCTGGTCTTTGATGACAAAGGCTTGGTCAGCGAGGATGTTGAGCTTGATGCATCGAGCTTTAAGCAGAAGGACCAGATTGCTGAGATGACGGTTAGTGCTAAGTCGGGTGTTGGAGGCTACGGTCTTTTGCTCCTTCCAAAAGGTCAGAAAGCGGGCAAAGACGATGTTTCGGATAAGTCCAAGGATCGGATCTGGGCTGGTCAGTCACCAGCTTATGGCGATGATGACAATTTCTACTATCGCAAGAAAGAGCAACCGAAAGATCGGGAGCAAGTAGATACAGACGATAGCAGTAGTACGTCTAAATCGAGTAAGGGTAAGAAGTGGAATACTCGTTCGGATAGCGAGGTTAAATCTTCGAAGAAGGCGGATAAGAATGATTATCCAGGCTACACAGATGCTCAGGTCGAAGCTGCGCGTGTCTGGGCTTATGTGATCAAGAACGTGCCATCAGAATTAAATATTTCAAATAGTGCAGCTGGAACAAAGATTTATAATGGTGGCTTGGGTGTCGATTATCCCAAAGATGTGCGCCATCTGTTTGGTTCTTATTCAGCAGAAGGAAATATCACTTATGCATCCAACGGTGATGGAACGGTAACGATCTATCCTGTTCCGAGTCATTGGCATCAGTCTGCAGATGAACTCAATAGTGAAGAGTTTATGACGCAATTTACCCAAGGCATCTTGGACCATGCTGAAACGGTGACATTGCCTGATGGGGATCCAGACATGATTCGCCAGATCCTAGCCGTATTGAAGTAG
- the cas7c gene encoding type I-C CRISPR-associated protein Cas7/Csd2 codes for MLENKIDFMVTIEVREANANGDPLSGNMPRTDAKGHGLISDVAIKRKIRNRMQDFGHPTFVQAGDRIEDEFRSLEKRFSNQFNSKDSDEDIEDQANKLWLDVRSFGQVFTYLKKSIGVRGPVSINMAKSLEPIVISGLQITRSTNGMEAKNESGRSSDTMGMKYFVDYGVYLLKGSINPNFAEKTGFSTEDVEVIKQALVSLFENDASSARPEGSMRVREVFWFTHSNKLGNISSARVFDLFEFDKENQEKNTYEDYGIHLNQEKLAEYENKGLKVDILEGL; via the coding sequence ATGTTAGAAAATAAAATTGACTTTATGGTAACAATTGAAGTACGCGAAGCAAATGCTAACGGAGATCCATTATCGGGTAATATGCCAAGAACAGATGCTAAGGGACATGGCTTAATTTCTGATGTGGCGATTAAGCGTAAAATTAGAAATCGTATGCAAGATTTTGGTCATCCCACTTTTGTTCAAGCCGGAGACCGTATTGAAGACGAGTTTCGCTCACTTGAAAAACGTTTTTCTAATCAATTTAATTCAAAAGATTCGGATGAAGATATTGAAGATCAAGCTAATAAATTATGGTTAGATGTTCGTTCATTCGGTCAAGTTTTTACTTATTTGAAAAAATCAATTGGTGTTCGTGGACCAGTTTCTATAAATATGGCTAAATCGTTGGAACCAATCGTAATCTCTGGTTTACAGATTACAAGAAGTACAAATGGGATGGAAGCTAAAAATGAAAGTGGACGTTCATCTGACACTATGGGTATGAAATACTTTGTTGACTATGGAGTTTATTTGCTGAAGGGATCTATTAATCCAAATTTTGCTGAAAAAACTGGATTTTCGACTGAAGATGTAGAGGTGATTAAGCAAGCGCTAGTAAGTCTTTTCGAAAATGATGCTTCTTCTGCACGTCCTGAAGGATCAATGCGTGTAAGAGAAGTCTTCTGGTTTACTCATTCTAATAAGTTAGGAAACATTTCTAGTGCGCGTGTTTTTGACTTGTTTGAGTTTGACAAAGAAAACCAAGAAAAGAATACTTATGAAGATTACGGTATTCATCTTAATCAAGAGAAGTTAGCAGAATATGAAAATAAAGGATTAAAAGTTGATATTCTAGAAGGACTATAA
- the cas1c gene encoding type I-C CRISPR-associated endonuclease Cas1c codes for MKKLLNTLYLTQDNFYLTRERDNIVIKQEGKVISRFPYRIIDGIVCFSYLGASPSLIELCAENQINISFHTPQGRFCGRFVGATNGNVLLRRQQYRLADAELSLEYAQRFILAKISNSRKYLLRFKRDHRDRIDTHLFEEVNTELTWALEQVQSVEDKNSLLGIEGQAANQYFRIFNDFILNDKATFQFNGRTRRPPLDCVNALLSFGYSLLTYECQSALEAVGLDSYVGFFHTDRPGRASLALDLVEEFRTFIVDRFVFSLINKGQISKKDFEFKENGSVFLSEKGRATFLELWQKRKHMEVEHPYTKEKVKMMLLPYVQAQLLAKAIRGELESYPPFMI; via the coding sequence ATGAAAAAGCTTCTTAATACATTATATTTAACGCAAGATAACTTTTATTTGACTCGAGAAAGAGATAATATCGTCATAAAACAAGAAGGAAAAGTCATCAGTCGTTTCCCGTATAGAATTATTGATGGTATTGTATGTTTTTCTTACTTGGGAGCATCTCCATCTTTAATTGAGTTGTGCGCTGAAAATCAGATTAATATATCTTTTCATACTCCTCAGGGGCGTTTTTGCGGTCGATTTGTTGGAGCAACAAATGGGAATGTTCTACTTAGAAGGCAACAATATCGTTTAGCAGATGCAGAACTGTCATTAGAATATGCGCAAAGATTCATTCTTGCAAAAATCTCTAATTCCAGGAAATATCTTCTCCGTTTTAAGCGAGATCATAGAGATCGAATCGATACTCATCTCTTCGAAGAAGTAAACACAGAGTTGACTTGGGCGTTGGAACAGGTTCAGTCAGTTGAGGATAAAAATTCCCTTCTGGGAATTGAAGGACAAGCTGCAAACCAATATTTTAGAATTTTTAATGATTTTATCCTAAATGATAAAGCGACGTTCCAGTTTAACGGTCGTACTAGACGGCCACCGTTAGATTGTGTGAATGCTTTATTATCATTTGGGTACAGCTTATTAACTTACGAGTGTCAGTCTGCGTTGGAAGCAGTTGGGCTAGATAGTTATGTTGGATTCTTTCATACTGATAGACCAGGTCGTGCTAGTTTAGCTTTAGATTTAGTAGAGGAGTTTCGTACCTTTATTGTAGATAGATTTGTATTTTCTTTGATAAATAAAGGTCAAATATCGAAAAAAGACTTTGAATTTAAAGAAAACGGTAGTGTTTTTCTATCAGAAAAAGGACGTGCCACATTTCTAGAACTGTGGCAGAAAAGAAAACATATGGAAGTTGAACATCCATATACTAAAGAAAAGGTGAAAATGATGCTCTTACCTTATGTTCAAGCCCAATTATTAGCAAAAGCTATTCGTGGGGAATTAGAGTCATATCCACCATTTATGATATAG
- a CDS encoding phosphopentomutase — MSKFKRIHLVVLDSVGIGAAPDSNNFVNAGVPDGASDTLGHISKTVGLNVPNMAKIGLGNIPREVALKTVPAESNPTGYATKLQEVSLGKDTMTGHWEIMGLNITEPFDTFWNGFPEEILTKIEEFSGRKVIREANKPYSGTAVIDDFGPRQMETGELIIYTSADPVLQIAAHEDIIPLDELYRICEYARSITLERPALLGRIIARPYVGEPGNFTRTANRRDLAVSPFAPTVLDKLNEAGIDTYAVGKINDIFNGAGINHDMGHNKSNSHGMDTLIKTMELPEFQEGFSFTNLVDFDALYGHRRNAHGYRDCLHEFDERLPEIIAAMREDDLLMITADHGNDPTYAGTDHTREYIPFLAYSPSFKGNGVIPVGHFSDISATIAENFGVEKAMIGESFLDKLN, encoded by the coding sequence ATGTCAAAATTTAAACGCATACACTTAGTTGTGCTGGATTCAGTTGGGATCGGTGCTGCACCAGATTCCAATAACTTTGTCAATGCAGGAGTTCCAGATGGAGCATCTGATACTTTGGGTCACATCTCTAAAACCGTCGGTTTGAATGTACCAAACATGGCGAAAATCGGTCTTGGGAATATTCCTCGTGAAGTGGCTTTGAAGACTGTCCCAGCTGAAAGCAATCCAACTGGGTATGCGACAAAATTGCAAGAAGTCTCTCTTGGAAAAGATACCATGACTGGTCACTGGGAAATCATGGGGCTCAACATTACAGAACCTTTTGATACCTTCTGGAATGGTTTTCCTGAAGAAATTTTGACTAAAATCGAAGAATTCTCCGGTCGTAAGGTCATCCGTGAAGCCAACAAACCTTATTCTGGTACAGCGGTGATCGATGACTTTGGACCACGTCAGATGGAAACGGGTGAGTTGATCATTTATACATCAGCAGACCCTGTGCTTCAAATCGCAGCTCACGAAGACATCATTCCTTTGGATGAGTTGTACCGTATCTGTGAATACGCTCGTTCGATCACATTGGAACGTCCAGCACTTCTTGGTCGGATCATTGCTCGTCCTTATGTTGGAGAACCAGGCAACTTCACACGTACAGCCAACCGTCGTGACTTGGCTGTTTCACCATTTGCGCCAACTGTTTTGGACAAGTTGAACGAAGCTGGTATCGATACCTATGCAGTTGGTAAGATCAACGATATCTTCAACGGTGCTGGTATCAACCACGATATGGGCCACAACAAATCAAATAGCCACGGTATGGATACCTTGATTAAGACCATGGAACTTCCTGAGTTCCAAGAAGGTTTCTCATTTACCAACTTGGTAGACTTTGATGCTCTTTACGGACACCGTCGCAATGCGCACGGCTACCGCGATTGCTTGCATGAGTTCGATGAGCGCTTGCCAGAAATTATCGCAGCGATGCGTGAAGATGACCTCTTGATGATCACTGCAGACCACGGAAACGACCCAACCTACGCTGGTACTGACCATACGCGTGAATACATCCCATTCTTGGCTTATAGCCCATCCTTCAAAGGCAATGGCGTGATTCCGGTTGGCCATTTCTCTGATATTTCAGCAACGATTGCAGAGAACTTTGGTGTTGAAAAAGCCATGATCGGTGAAAGCTTCTTAGACAAATTGAACTAA
- the cas8c gene encoding type I-C CRISPR-associated protein Cas8c/Csd1, whose product MDFFTSLLKAYEKAEEIGLVDQRTGDNDPVLLPLYHTSLKSNGNNIILIKLNKDGTFYKAEFMPDNQSIIFPVTSDSVARSGSNPAPHPLVDKLSYYVQEVSQSQYEEFHNQLANWVCFCKEDEVKDYLEKIQRFILRADFLNIVLNSLFGESYQRENLKVTYQDSNEKSKTIDLSACFIEFSIVQYHGFKDESVTTYKELHQSFISFVRAFQDNMGVCNISGRNETITNKHRGLMGNAKIISVSNKVEAYKGRFKEREDVFSVGYETSEKIHLMIKYLLENNNSSTWLGSSQYLINWFSDDLANKSQLDIVKPEFDSLFEDEEDDIEERHQLIRPNAENQEIGSSFIKGRKLFGNDATYYIAILNKTSNGRIALKYFRQLQVSQLLKNLENWQDTYSWEARTKSGTYKQKTPNFNEIINAAYGVDRGRYLELDNDSFRSDQYQQLVTALIDGKSIPNTIVKKLEANIKHRQNYPKCWHSLQQVSLAVLHKQYGREFNPMVDHENTNRSYLFGRLLAIFELMEAQRYRIEGGNQERITNAERYWNAYTSQPAKLMMNLANKIKPYEETVKLNSRGIYNKLEKEREEIISLLSPLMMNKDINDPLDYQFIFGYYSEKQYFYTKKEKYESEN is encoded by the coding sequence ATGGATTTTTTTACTTCTCTATTAAAAGCATATGAAAAAGCAGAGGAGATTGGTTTGGTGGATCAACGAACAGGTGATAATGATCCTGTATTGCTTCCACTATACCATACCAGTCTGAAATCAAATGGCAATAATATAATTCTCATCAAATTGAATAAAGATGGTACCTTTTATAAAGCGGAATTCATGCCAGATAATCAATCGATTATTTTTCCAGTAACTAGCGATTCTGTTGCAAGGTCAGGTAGCAATCCGGCACCACATCCTTTGGTAGATAAGCTATCTTATTATGTTCAAGAAGTTAGTCAATCTCAATACGAAGAATTCCATAATCAACTTGCTAACTGGGTCTGTTTTTGTAAGGAAGATGAGGTTAAAGATTATTTAGAAAAGATTCAGAGGTTTATACTTAGAGCGGATTTTTTAAATATCGTTTTAAATTCTCTGTTTGGTGAATCCTATCAAAGAGAAAATTTGAAGGTAACCTATCAAGATTCGAATGAAAAAAGTAAAACGATTGATTTATCTGCTTGTTTCATTGAGTTTTCGATTGTACAATACCATGGTTTCAAAGATGAATCTGTAACGACATACAAAGAATTACATCAATCCTTTATATCATTTGTAAGAGCATTTCAAGATAATATGGGAGTGTGTAATATAAGCGGACGCAATGAGACAATCACAAATAAACATAGAGGATTGATGGGAAATGCTAAAATCATTTCTGTTAGTAATAAAGTCGAAGCTTATAAAGGACGTTTTAAAGAACGCGAAGATGTTTTTAGTGTAGGTTATGAAACCTCTGAAAAAATCCATTTGATGATTAAGTATTTGCTTGAAAATAATAACAGTAGTACATGGTTGGGATCATCACAGTATCTTATTAACTGGTTTAGTGATGATTTGGCAAATAAAAGTCAATTAGATATTGTTAAACCTGAGTTTGATAGCCTATTTGAGGATGAAGAAGATGATATAGAAGAACGTCATCAATTGATTAGACCAAATGCTGAGAATCAAGAGATTGGATCTTCGTTTATTAAGGGACGAAAATTATTTGGAAATGATGCTACATATTATATTGCAATATTAAACAAAACAAGTAATGGCCGTATCGCTCTTAAATATTTCCGTCAACTTCAAGTATCTCAGTTATTAAAAAATCTGGAAAATTGGCAAGACACTTATTCTTGGGAAGCGAGAACAAAATCAGGAACTTATAAACAAAAAACACCGAATTTCAACGAGATTATTAATGCAGCCTATGGTGTAGATAGAGGACGTTATCTAGAATTAGACAATGATAGTTTTCGAAGTGATCAATATCAGCAATTAGTGACAGCCTTAATTGATGGGAAATCCATTCCAAATACAATCGTTAAAAAACTAGAAGCTAATATTAAACATCGGCAAAATTATCCTAAATGTTGGCATTCATTGCAACAAGTTAGTTTAGCAGTTCTACATAAACAATATGGAAGGGAGTTTAATCCAATGGTAGACCATGAAAACACTAATCGTTCTTATCTATTTGGACGATTACTAGCTATTTTTGAGTTAATGGAAGCTCAGAGATATCGTATAGAAGGTGGTAATCAAGAAAGGATAACAAATGCTGAAAGGTATTGGAATGCCTATACGAGCCAACCAGCTAAGTTGATGATGAACCTCGCAAATAAAATTAAACCTTATGAAGAGACAGTCAAATTAAACTCTAGAGGAATCTATAATAAATTGGAAAAAGAGCGAGAAGAAATCATTTCTCTATTAAGTCCTTTAATGATGAATAAAGATATAAATGATCCTTTAGATTATCAATTTATTTTTGGTTATTATAGCGAAAAACAATATTTTTATACTAAAAAAGAAAAATACGAAAGTGAGAACTAG